Sequence from the Verrucomicrobiota bacterium genome:
GAGAACTGGTCTTTACAAGTTGCGGGACGGAGAGCAACAACTCCGCCATCCAAAGTGCGTTGATCACCAACCCGGGCAAGTGTCACGTGCTCACCACCGCTGTCGAGCACTCCTCCAACATCAAATTTTGCGAGTCCCTCCAAAAGCGAGGCTGCGAAGTCACTGTTTTGCCGGTCGAATCCGACGGCGGACTGGACCTGCATCTTTTGGAGAAATCAATCCGCCCCGACACCGCCATCGTTTCGGTGATGTGGGCCAACAATGAAACGGGCGTCATTTTCCCGCTGGAAGAAGTCGCTGCCATCTGCCGCAGCAAGGGAGTGTTATGCCACACAGACGCGGTCCAGACGCCAGGCAAATTGAAGATTGATGTCAACGCTCTAGGGGTAGATTTCCTCTCCCTCTCCGCCCACAAACTGCACGCGCCAAAAGGCATTGGGCTGCTCTATGTCAAGCGGCGCGCAAAATTTCTGCCGTACATCATCGGGGGAAGCCAGGAAAGGGGACGAAGGGGAGGCACCGAAAACGTGGCGAGCATGATTGCCTTCGGTCGCGCCGCCGAACTGGCGCTTTCCACTTTGGACGACGAAAACACCCGGGTCCGCGCCTTGCGCGATCGTTTGGAAAGCACTGTTCTGCGCACCATCCCCGGTACAGTGCGGAACGGTGCCAAAGAGCCACGGTTGCCCAATACAACCAATATCGCGGTCGACTCAGTTGAAGCGGAAGCCATTCTTACGTTGCTCGATCAGGTCGGGGTTTGCGCCTCCAGTGGCTCGGCGTGCACCACCGGCTCACTGGATCCTTCTCATGTTTTGACCGCGATGGGACTCAGCGCGGCGCGTGCGCGCGGCAGCATTCGGTTCAGCTTGGGGATCTACAACACAGACGAGGACGTCGATTATCTCTTGAAACAACTGCCGCCAATCATTGCGAGATTGCGCGCTGTGTCGTTGGCCGATTCGCCTCCCAAGAATAGCAATCCTGACGACCTTGGGCCCGCTCCCTACGAACGAACAGACGAGGTCGCCACCAAGACCAAGGAGAACAGCGTTGTTTGAGTTCGACCAAGGGACTTCGCATACTGCCTGCTGCAGCTTCCTCAGAGCAGCCGCTCCATATAGACCACATCAAGCCAGCGGTTGAATTTGAACCCAACCTGTTTCAGCAGCCCCACGCGTTCAAAGGCGAACCGGTCGTGGAGTCGGATACTCGATTCGTTTTCAGCGTCGATGAGGGCGACTATGGCGTGTAATCCGCGTTCGCGCGCTCCGTCAATCAAGGGTGGCATGAGCAGCGTTCCGATCCCCTTTCCGCGTTGGCCGGCTGCCACATAAACAGAATTCTCAGCGGTAAAACGATAACCGATGCGATCGTGAAAACGGCCTAGCGACGACCAGCCGACAATCCGGTTCGCTTCGTTCACCGCGACGAATACCGGGTAATTGTTTTTAACATGATCGTCAAACCACACGATTCGTTGGTCCAGGGTGCGCGGCTCGTAATCATACGACGCGGTCGTGTTGAGCACAGCCTCATTGTAGATTTCCAGAATTCCGGAAACGTCAGCGTGGGTTGCGGCGCGTACAATCATCAAGAATCATTTCTCTGTTCGACTCAGCACTCGGACTTTGAGCTGCTTTAACACCTTCATCGTGCCGTGCGGATCGCGTCCAAACCAATCATGCAGCCGCGTATATTCGGCATAAAGCTGGTCGTAGATCGGCTTGTTCCGGAAGTCCGGCTGATAACTTTTCTTCCGCACGCGCGCCATTTTCAACGCTGCGGCGTGAATCTTCGGATACGCGCCGGCCGCAACCGCCGCCTGCATTGCTGCGCCAAGCGCGCAAGTTTGTTCCGACTCGGCGACCTTGATCGGCCGGCCTGTCACGTTGGAATAAATTTGCATCAGTAGCGGATTTTTTTGCGCCAGACCGCCGCAAGCGTAAAGTTCGTCAATGGCAACTCCCTTATTCGTGAACGCTTCAATGATTTTGCGTGTGCCAAACGCTGTCGCCTCAACGAGCGCGCGATAAATCTCGTGTGGCTTGGTGGTCAGCGTGGCACCGATGAGCAGCCCGGTCAGGTCGGCGTCCACCAGCACGGACCGGTTGCCATTCCACCAGTCCAGCGCGAGCAAACCGCTTTCTCCCGGCTTGAGCGCAGCAGCTTTCCTCTCCAAAATCTGGTAAACGCTCTTGCCGCTTTTTTTTGCCTCGGCTTGGACATAAGCTGGAACACCTTGCCCCACATACCAGGCAAACAAATCCCCCACGCCAGCCTGCCCTGCTTCGTAACCCCAAAATCCCGGCACCACGCCGTCTTTTACCACGCCGCACATACCTTCCACTTCCTGCCGCGTTTCGCCGATGAGCAAATGACAGGTGGACGTGCCCATGATCATCACCAGCTTGCCCGGTGTCGTGACCGTGCAGGCCGGCACCGCCACGTGCGCGTCGATGTTACCCACTGCCACCGGCGTGCCTTCGCGCAATCCCGTGAGCTTCGCCATCGCGGCCGTCAAGCCGCCCGCTCGACTGCCGAGCGGATAGAGTTTGGCGCTGAACTTCTCCACAACCACGTTCTCCAGCTTCGGATGCAACGGCTGGAAAAAATCCGGGCTGGGATAAGTCCATCCACCTTTGCCGTCCGGATAAACCCACATGGCTTTGAAACCCGCCGCGGACACACACCGACGTTCCGCCCCGCACAGTTGCCAGACAATCCAATCACCCGCTTCAATGAAACGATCGGCGGCGTCATAGACTTCCGGCGCGTGGTTGACCGTCTCCAGCAGCTTGGAGAAAAACCATTCGCTCGAATACTTGCCGCCATACGTCGCGAGGAACGGCTCATTTCCCTGATGCCCAATCTCGTTGATGAAATTCGCCTCGGGCTGTGCGGCGTGATGTTTCCAGAGTTTTACCCAGGCGTGCGGATTCTTGCGCCACTTTTTGTCGAAACAAAGCGGCGTGCCGTCAGCCTTGGTCGGCAGCATCGTGCAACAGGTGAAGTCCGTGCCCAATCCGATAATCTGTTCTGGCTTCACTTTCGCCGCGCGGAGCACCTTGGGGATGGTGGCGGACAATGCCGTCAGATAGTCCGCCGGGTTTTGCAGGGCGGTGTCTGGCGGCAATCGCTTCTTGTCGCCCGGCAAAGTCGTTTCGATGACTCCATCGGCGTATTCATAAACCGCGGAGGTGACTTCCTCGCCCGTGTGGACATCCACCAGCAACGCGCGACCGGACAGCGTGCCGAAATCCACGCCGATGACATACTGCTTCGTTTTGCCAGAACGAGAAGGTGACGACTTCATGGGGCGCGAGTCTGGCAAAACTTGTTTTGCGAGGCAAGCTGCGCTGTCACATTCAAAGAAGATGCTTTCTGCAACCTACCTCCGCCAGAAACCGAGGAAGCGTTGATAAGCTGTTTCCCATCCCATCTTGTCCTGCGGTTGAACCATCGTCATCGGAAACGAATCCCGCACCACCTGCCTGGCCACCGTCAGCGACGGCAATTCGCCGAGCGCGATGGCCTGTACTAGAACATTGCCCGCCGCCGTGGCCTCGACTGGCCCGGCCAAAACCGGGATTTGAACAGCGTTCGCGGTGAATTGATTAAGCAACTCATTCTTTGAACCACCCCCTACGATGTGCAGTCTCTCGATCTTTCTGCAGACCAGTTCTTCCAATTGATTCAAGGTGCGGCGATAGAGCAACGCCAGACTTTCCAATGCGCAACGGATGAATGCGCCGTGACTTGTTGGAACAGGCTGGGCGGTTTCCCGGCAGAAGGCGGCGATCTTGGCCGGCATGTCACCGGGGCCAATGAACCGCGCATCGGCGGGATTGATGAGCGAAACAAACCGTGGCGCACTGGCGGCGAGCGCGGCCAGATCAGCGTAATCGAACTCATGGCCCGCCTCAGCCCATTCACGCCGGCACTCCTGTACGAGCCAAAGCCCAATGATGTTCTTCAACAACCGGATGGTTCTGCCGTAACCGACCTCGTTGGTGAAATTCAACTCGCGGCAACGATCATTGATGATCGGCTTGGCAAGTTCCACGCCCATCAACGACCACGTGCCGGAACTGATGTAAGCCCAGTTCGAATCGGCAGCCGGCACCGCGGCTACTGCTGCGCCGGTGTCGTGCGAACACGATGCAATAACTTCCATCGTTGCGAGTCCTGTTTCTCCGACAACTTCGCGTTTGAGCGGTCCAAGGCGGGTACCCGATGGGACGATCGGCGTAAAGATTTTTTCCGGAAGACCGAGGGCTTGAATTAGTTTCTTCGACCAAGTCTTGGTACGCGGATTGTAAAGCTGCGTGGTACTGGCCATCGATTCATCCGTTTTCGCAACACCAGACAACATGAAATTGATGCCATCGCCGATGAGTAGAAGCCGGTCAGCCCGCGCGAGTCGCTCCGGCGTTTCCGCTGCCAACTGATAAAGTGTGTTGAAGGCCATGAACTGGATACCCGTCTCCTCAAAAATGGTTTCCCAAGAGACAAGCCAATGGACTTTGTCCACCACACGCGGATTGCGCGGGTCGCGGTAATGAAACGTCGGCGACATCAACGAACCGTCCGCCGCGAACAGCAAGTAATCCACTCCCCAAGCATCGCAACTGATGCTGGCGATGGGCAGCTTGCGGGCGGCGGCCTTTTTCAGTCCCACCTTCAGCTCGTCGAATAATCTCGGAATGTTCCAATGCAGCGACTCGCCCGCCTTGATCGGCGTGTTGGGAAAGCGATGAAGTTCTTCGAGGGCGAGCTTTCCTTTCGCGAGCGTTCCCAGCATCAACCGCCCGCTCTCCGCGCCCAAGTCACAAGCAAGATGGTGGTTGGTCATTCGCGCAATACTCAATGTCGCTGCAGATCCGCTGTGCCAGTTCTCGCGGAAATTCGCTCAATCAATCCGCACGTTCCCGCACAAATGCACCTCCAGCCCGAGTTCGGCCAGCGCCGCCGCCTTGATGCGCGCCGCGCGATGGACCTGCGTTTCGTTCGGCGCATAGACGACCTGGATGTGGTTGGACTTGTGGCGCGCCATCATCTGGTCGCGAGTCACGCCATCGAGCACGGCGTGCATGATGGGCCATTGCGGCGTGGTTTCGCGCCAGCGGCGCTCGGTTTCCTTGCGCGGCAGTTCGACGACTTTGGCCACGCCCAAATCGCAATGCAATTTCCCCTCCATGATGAACGCGCGACTCCAGACGATGTGGCCGGGCTTGGAAATCCCTTTCAACGTGCCGCCGCCCAATCGGAAATACATTGGCGGCTGACGCTCACTGCTCGCGCCCTTGAAGCCGCCGATGAAATGCGCCGGCGGCGCGGCGCCGGAAATCAGAAAGACCCAAACGTAGTCATTCACTCCGTCGCCCTTGTAGGGTCGTCCCCAGCGCAAATCGTGGAGTGTGTTCTCCGGCGCAAGACCGAGTTCGCGCCAAAGGCGATACGTCACAAGACCGTCGAGTCCGGCGCATTCGTCCACCTCGTTGAAATGCGGCAAAGCTTCACCAGCGAACAGCACCCGCCCGGTTTTCGCGCATTTCACCGGCGGGCGGTCCACGTTGTTCAACAATCCTTCCACGAGGTCGCTGGCCGGCGTGAGGTCCTTCAACCCTTGCTGATACTGGATACCGATGGTCGCGCAACCGAATTCATCGGCCAGGCGCACCGCGGCGATATACATTTTGCATTGCTGTAGGATTTGATTCTCAGTCAGTTCCGCTTCTTCATCGCGACCTAGCACGAACTTCATTCCCTTTTTCTTGAGCCATTCATAAATGCCTTTTGCCTCGAAATCCGAGACCGCTCGCGTGGCGGCATACAAGGCCGACTGACTCAGTCGTTCCTTGAAAAGGCCGGTGGGATTGAGCAGTTCGTCGGGAATGATGGCGTTGTGCATCCCCATGCAACCTTCGTCGAACACGCCCATGATGGCTTTCTGCTTTTTCAATTCGTGCGCGAACCGCCGACCAATCTGTTCGTCCGCGAGTGGAAGTTTCAAGCGGGCGAGATCCTGAACATGACTTTGATCGTGCGTGACGACGCCATCGGTCAACCATTGTCGCAAACCGTCCTTGAAAAAAACGTCCGTGAACTTCTCGCTCCAGAGCGTGCTGTAGCGAACACCCATCTTGGTCAAAGACGCATTCAAATTCAACATGCCGACCAGTCCCGGCCATGTGCCGCTCCAGTTGGCGACGGTGAGAATCGGCCCGCGATGGGTGAACAAGCCCGGCAGCACATGCTGGCTGTATTGCCAGACGCACTCGGCGACTATGAGCGGCGCGTTCGGATCAAGCCGACGAAAGACTTCGATGCCTATCTTTTGCGAATCGACAAAGCCATGCTGCTTCATTTTGTCGAAAGGGTGCGCGCGAACGACCGTCCAGCCCTCGGCCCTCAACGCCTTGGCGATGGCGGCCTCCATCACGGCTTGCGCGGGCCAGCATTTCTGGTTGGCAGAGAGGCGAAGATCGCCGTTGGCCACGAGGTAAACGTGTTTCGGTTTCAGAGGAGTGGGAGTTTTCATAATTCAAATTCGCTTCAGAAAGTAGCGAGCCGGTTTCGAAATTCAAAGTTCAAAGTGGTTTGGGGGCGTTTGCTGAAGCCCTTTTCTGCGACAACCTCACGCCAAAACTGTGTCCCGAATCAACGGCGGCAAGTCCGGTGGCTGATCAGAAATGTCGAAAGCTGTTCGCAACCTGGCTAGAGCTGTTTTGGCTTGCGCTCGGTCAGCAGCATGAATGCGTGCGAGCATCGAACCCACCCTCACTTCATCACCCGGTTTGGCGAGACGGTCCACACCCACGTCGTAATTGATGATGGATTCCTTCGAGAGCCGGCCGCCGCCGAGGTCACGAACGATTTCGCCGATGAGCCGTGCGTCGCATCGGGACACGAATCCCGCCTTCGTCGCCTTCAATTCCTTTACGACTGTCGCGGTGTGGTCGAGCGCAAGCCGCCGGTTGAACACGTCCAGGTCTGCTCCTTGCGCCACCAGCATTTCGTCCCACTTCTTGCGTGGGGCACCGGAGTTCAGGCAGTCCTCGACCTGCTTGAGTGCGGCGTCGAGAGATTTGGCCTTGTCGGTCTGCACGAGCAGATGCGCGGCACAACTGAGGACGAGTTTGCGTAGGTCTTCGCGTCGCCCCTCACCCGGCCTCCGGCCACCCTCTCCCCGTCGGACGGGGAGAGGGATGGGGTGAGGGGTTTCAAGAACTGCAACCGCTTCCTTCACCTCCAGCCAATTACCCGCAGCGCGACCCAACGGCGCGTTCATGTTCGTGAGCAGCGCGCGTGTGTTCACGCCGCACTCGTTGCCGAGGGCGACCATGGCTTGCGCGAGTTCGCGAGCTTGCGCCTTCGTTTGCATGAACGCGGCGCTGCCGAACTTCACGTCGAGCACAAGCGCGTCGAGGCTTTCGGCTAGTTTTTTGGAAAGAATGGAGGAGACGATGAGCGGAATGCTCGGCACGGTGCCAGTCATGTCGCGCAGGGCGTAGAGCTTTTTGTCCGCGGGCACCATGCGGTCGGTCTGGCCGCAGATGACGCAGCCGACGATTTGCACGATCTCGACGATGCGCTCGGTGGGCAGCGAGGTCTTGAAACCGGGAATGGATTCCAGCTTGTCGAGTGTGCCGCCGGTGATGCCGAGGCCGCGACCGGAAATCATCGGCACGCGAAAGCCGAGGCAGGCAAGCAACGGTGCCAGTGGAAGCGAAGCTTTGTCGCCGACGCCGCCGGTGGAGTGTTTGTCCACGAGGGGACGCTCGTCTCGCGGAAACTTCAGAACGTCCCCGGAATCGCGCATGGCGAGCGTGAGCGCGGTGGTTTCCTCCGTATTCAAGCCCCGAAAGTAAATGGCCATGAGCATCGCGGCCATTTGGTAGTCGGACATTTTTCCGGCGGTGTATGCGGAGATGGTTTCGCGGATTTGGTTAGTTGTGAGGGGATGACCTTCGCGCTTTAATTCGATTATCGACAAGAAGTTCATCAAGTGTTTTCCGATTGCTGCGAGACGCTGAGCGAGTCGAAGAATTCCTTCTCCATTTTCTCCAGCGCTTCTGGTTTACCGTGCTTGAGGTCTTGGAACGGTTTCCAGAAGCGGAATTTTCGAGACCTCTGGAAAGGACGAACTACAACAGCGAGCGGATTAAACTCGCGATGCCCTCGGAAGTGATGAAACGCTAACCGGGCAAGTGTTGGCGGAAAATGCCACTGGTTTCGCTCTGACCAATTCAAAATCTTTGCACGATTTCCCAGGCGAGGTAAGACTTGTTTCTCGATGTGCTCCTGCCAAATCGGGCTATCGGAGTAAACAAACAGAACGTTGCAACCACGAGTACACCAGATCGACCAGATACAAAGATGAAGAAAAACAGAGAACAGAATATAAACAACCAAAATGAAAAGCAGGAGAGGAATCCAAATCGGCATGAGCAAAAGTACCACTCCGGCAAGAGCGAGGTTTTTCCACCAACCGACTTGATCCTGTCCGCTGCTCATACGAACTCAATTAGGTGATGGCATGAGTTTTCGGCGCGGCGCCGAAAACAACCTACAAGACGCGGGCGCTACCCCACAAACCTCTTCGCCACGATGCTCGCATTGTGCCCGCCAAATCCAAACGAGTTGTTGATGATGGCGTTGACGGTCATTTCGCGCGCCTTGTTGGGAACGTAATCCAGATCGCAATCCGGATCGGGGTTTTCGTAGTTGATCGTCGGCGGCACGACGCCGGTCTGGATCGCCTTGCAACAGACGGCCATTTCTACCGCGCCGGCGGCGCCGAGCATGTGGCCAGTCGCGCCTTTGGTGGAACTGACGGCGAGTTTCTTCGCGTGCTCGCCGAAAACGGTTTTGATCGCCTGCGTTTCGCAGATGTCGCCCTGCGGCGTGGAAGTGCCGTGGGCGTTGATGTAGGAAATGTCCGTAGGATTCAGGCCGGCGGAGCGCAACGCCAACTTCATGCAGCGGGCCGCGCCCTCACCTTCCGGGGCCGGAGCGGTGACATGGCTGGCGTCCGCGGTGCTGCCGTAGCCGACAACTTCGCAATAAACCTTCGCGCCGCGCTTCTTTGCATGTTCGAGTTCCTCCAGCACAACGACGCCCGCGCCTTCGCCCATCACAAATCCATCACGTTCCTTGTCGAAAGGCCGCGAAGAGCGCTTGGGTTCGTCGTTGCGGGTGCTCATGGCTTTCATGGCGCAGAATCCGCCGATGCCGAGGGGCACGATGGTGGCTTCCGCGCCGCCGGCGAAGATTGCATTGGCGTCGCCCATCTTGATCGTCCGCCACGCTTCGCCGATGGCGTGCGTGGAGGTGGCGCAGGCGGAGCAGGTGGCGACGTTTGGTCCACGCAGCTTTTGATACATGGAGAACATGCCCGACGCCATGTTCAGAATGAGCATCGGGATCATGAACGGCGAGAGTCGGCCAGGGCCTTTATTCAACAAAATCTTGTGCTGCTCTTCGACGGTGTGAAGTCCGCCGATGCCAGAGCCGATGAATACGCCGATTTCGTCGCGATTCAACTTGTCGAGTTCCATGCCGGAATCGAGCAGCGCCTCCCGGCCGGCGAACACCCCGAATTGTGAGAAGCGATCGGTGCGGCGGATTTCCTTGGGCGAAGGGAACGCAGGCGCGGGATTGAAATCCTTCACCTCGGCGGCGATTTTGCAGTCGTAGTTGGAAACATCGAAGGCGGTGATTTTGTCGATGCCGCATTGTCCGGCAAGGAGGTTGTTCCAAAACGTGTCCATCTGCTGCCCCAATGAAGAGACGACACCGAGGCCGGTGATCACCACCCTGCGGTTGGTTGGGTTGCTGGCCATAAAATAAATCGGAGCAGCTTGAGCTGATGCCAGCCAAAACTGCCCCGAATCAATCCACGCGGCAACTACTTTTGCTTGGTCTCCTCGATGTATTTGATGACATCGCCGACGCTTTGGAGTTTCTCGGCCTGTTCGTCGGGGATTTCGTTGCCAAACGCCTCTTCCAGCGCCATGACCAGTTCGACAGTGTCGAGGGAATCCGCGCCCAAGTCTTCGATGAACTTGGCATCCGGTGTGACCTGGTCGGCGTTCACGCCCAACTGCTCGACAATGATTTCTTTGACTCGTTGTTCAATAGTTTTATCAGCCATGGGTTGCTCCGTTTTTCATGTGTGTCTATGCCACGTTCCAGAAGGCGTCAAGCCCTGAATCGCAATTATTTTTCAATATTCAATTGCTGCTCGATGGACACGTGCCAGTCTGTCTATCGGCTGGCGCAGCGGGCGTCCAGCGCGAATTTACATCACCATCCCACCATCGACCGTCAAGACCTGCCCCGTCACATAACGGGCCGCCGGACTTGCGAGAAACAAGGCGGCATTGGCAATGTCCTCCGCCTGGCCGAAACTGTTCAAGGGAATTTTTTTCAACAACTCCGCCCGCATCGCTTCATTCAACGCGGCGGTCATGTCCGTTTCAATGAATCCCGGTGCCAACGCATTGCAGGTAATCCCGCGAGAAGCAAGCTCCGAAGCCACGGACTTCGTGAAACCGATCAAGCCGGCCTTGCTCGCGGCGTAATTCGCCTGACCGGCGTTACCCGTCAGGCCGACGACAGACGCGATGTTGATGATGCGCCCGGCGCGCTGCTTTAGAAAGCTGCGTGTGAAAGCCTTGGTGAACAGGAATGCGCCCTTCAAGTTTGTGTCGAGCACCGTGTCCCAATGCTCCTCGCTCATGCGCATCAGCAATCCGTCGCGCGTGACGCCCGCGTTGTTCACCAGAATGTCCACCCTGCCGCACTCGGCCAGAATTTTTTCGGCGGCCGCAGAAACCGCTGCCGCATCCGCCACATCGACGGCGTGCGCCCAGGCTTTGCGACCCACGGTCCGGATTTCGGCGGCCACTTTGTCGGAGTTTTCCGCTGTGCGCGAAACGCAGACGACATCCGCGCCTTCCGCGGCAAACTTCAGCGCAATGGCGCGCCCAATGCCGCGACCCGCACCGGTGACGACGGCGATGTGATTGTCGAGTTGGTTCATGACGACGGTTGTTTAATCATGATTGGGCGCTGATGAACATAAAAAAAACGTGATGCGTAAATCGTGAAACGTGATGCGTGATACGTGAAACCATCCTGCGATGCTAATAACATCACGCTTCACGCCTCACGTTTCACGTATTACGCCTCACGCAACCAATACCCTCACCGTGGCTTCCAAACTCGCCACATCCGCCACATTGAGCATCTGCGCGTTCTTGTCGATGCGCTTCATGAAACCGCTCAGCGCTGTCCCCGGCCCAAGTTCGATGAACCGGGTGAAGCCCTGAGCCAGCAGGTGGCGCATGGACTCTTCCCAGCGAACCGACGACGTGACTTGCAGGACGAGCTGCGAGCTGATCTGGTCGGGAGTGGTGTGTGGTAGTCCGGTAACATTGGAAATAACAGGAACGGTTGGCACCAGGATTTTTGATTTGCCGAGTTCTACCTGAAGTTTCGCTTGTGCGCTGGCCATCAGCGGCGAGTGATATGCGCCCGCCACCGGCAATGGAATCGCTCGCTTCGCCCCCTTCGCTTTGGCAAGTTCACACGCCTTCGCGATTCGTTCTGCTTCACCGGAAATGACGAGCTGGCCGGGGCAATTCAGATTCGCCAGCACCACGCCCGCTTCGGCGCAGACTTCGCGCGTGGGCGCTTCGTCGAGGCCGATGACGGCTGCCATGCCGCCTTTGGTCACCTCGCACGCCTCCTGCATGAAGCGACCGCGCTGGCGCACGACGCGCAGACCGTCCTCGAAACTCAACGCGCCCGCCGACGTCAACGCCGTGAATTCACCGAGCGACAATCCCGCCGTCGCCTCGAATTCAAGTTGGAGTTCACGCTTTAGCGTGTCAGTGGTGGAACAAGCTGAAGCTTGAACTCCAACGCGCTCCTTCAGCAATTGGAACGCGACCCAGCTCACGAGGAAGATGCCGGGCTGCGCGTTTTCGGTCCTGGTCAATTCGGCGTCCGGTCCGTTGAAGCAAATGGCTGTGAAATCGTAGCCGAGCGTGGCGTTGGCGCGGTCGAACCACGCGCGGGCGGACGGGAATGCAGTAGCGAAGTCTTTCCCCATGCCGACGACCTGCGCGCCTTGCCCGGCAAACAGCAGTGCGGTTTTGCTCATAAAGTCCGGGAACTAAACAGGAATCCGCGCCACAGAGAAAGGAGAGAATTCGTGTTGTGAAACGTAACGCTTCAAGATTTCGCCAAACCCCTGAACCCACCCCCCGCCCCTCCAAGGAGGGGGAGCAACGCACGGTGGCTTGTTCCCCTCCTGGGAGGGGTCAGGGGTGGGTTGGCGGCGGCTTCGTGGGGAGGACCCTGTAATTCCTAATCATCGGGCATTCGCCTTTTCGACTTTCTCCTGCCAGAACTTTTCGGCCATGCGGTGGTACGCGAGCACCTCCTCGCGTTGCTTCGCGTCGTCGAGTTTGATGCGGC
This genomic interval carries:
- the fabD gene encoding ACP S-malonyltransferase, which gives rise to MSKTALLFAGQGAQVVGMGKDFATAFPSARAWFDRANATLGYDFTAICFNGPDAELTRTENAQPGIFLVSWVAFQLLKERVGVQASACSTTDTLKRELQLEFEATAGLSLGEFTALTSAGALSFEDGLRVVRQRGRFMQEACEVTKGGMAAVIGLDEAPTREVCAEAGVVLANLNCPGQLVISGEAERIAKACELAKAKGAKRAIPLPVAGAYHSPLMASAQAKLQVELGKSKILVPTVPVISNVTGLPHTTPDQISSQLVLQVTSSVRWEESMRHLLAQGFTRFIELGPGTALSGFMKRIDKNAQMLNVADVASLEATVRVLVA
- the fabG gene encoding 3-oxoacyl-[acyl-carrier-protein] reductase — translated: MNQLDNHIAVVTGAGRGIGRAIALKFAAEGADVVCVSRTAENSDKVAAEIRTVGRKAWAHAVDVADAAAVSAAAEKILAECGRVDILVNNAGVTRDGLLMRMSEEHWDTVLDTNLKGAFLFTKAFTRSFLKQRAGRIINIASVVGLTGNAGQANYAASKAGLIGFTKSVASELASRGITCNALAPGFIETDMTAALNEAMRAELLKKIPLNSFGQAEDIANAALFLASPAARYVTGQVLTVDGGMVM